One genomic segment of Francisella persica ATCC VR-331 includes these proteins:
- the topA gene encoding type I DNA topoisomerase translates to MAKNLVIVESPAKTKTIKKYIGSEFEILASFGHVREIPSKDTSIDVNDNFKIKFTISEKSKKHLDAIKKAAKGAQNIYLATDPDREGEAISWHVQEVLKSACLLKDKNVYRVTFNEITKSAVTNAIANPKELSMDLVDAQKARQALDFLVGFNLSPLLWRKITSGLSAGRVQSPALRMIVEREIEREKFVKQGYWSLRADTLKQKQIFANLIEFNNNKVEQFTFTTAEAADNAKASILKDANGFLIVDGITEKKTRRSPYPPFITSTLQQEASKKLGFTAKRTMSTAQKLYEGIDLGNGESVGLISYMRTDSTNLSNDAVDDIRNFIQAKYGKDMLPAKPRVFEKKSQNAQEAHEAIRVTSANKTPKSIKQFLTADEFKLYSLIYNRTIACQMKHATLNSTSVDLITKHAQHKFKVTGTVIVDAGFLKIYNVEKDEDDKDDNEEITLPKFEKGEKITLNDVIIKAHSTEPPPRYTEASLVQALEKYGIGRPSTYATIISTLQQREYVEVEKRRFIPTDKGRIVNKFLTEYFKKYVEYSYTAGLEKKLDDIAHHKNDYLSVLNNFWHPFIERINKISEDVSRKDVVQEKLDEDCPECGSKLSLRLGKNGRFIGCTNYPTCKYTRHIDIDNKEVDKEEPIVVEDRKCPKCSSDLHIKKSRYGKFIGCSNYPECKHMEPIEKPKDTGVVCPKCNKNHIVEKKSRKGKVFYACAGFPKCKNAYWYLPIKEECPKCHSPILLHKTTKKDGEQKACPNSECDYAVPFETK, encoded by the coding sequence ATGGCAAAAAATTTAGTAATTGTAGAGTCTCCAGCCAAAACAAAGACTATAAAAAAATATATTGGTAGTGAATTTGAAATATTAGCATCATTTGGACATGTACGCGAAATACCCTCCAAAGATACCTCTATCGATGTAAATGATAATTTTAAAATTAAATTCACAATTAGTGAAAAAAGCAAAAAACATTTAGATGCAATAAAAAAGGCGGCAAAAGGTGCGCAAAATATCTATCTTGCTACTGACCCAGATAGAGAAGGTGAAGCTATATCATGGCATGTACAAGAAGTATTAAAAAGTGCATGCTTACTTAAAGACAAAAATGTTTATCGTGTCACGTTTAACGAAATCACAAAATCAGCTGTGACAAATGCTATAGCAAATCCAAAAGAGTTATCTATGGATTTAGTTGATGCTCAAAAAGCTCGTCAAGCACTAGATTTTCTTGTTGGTTTTAATCTCTCTCCATTGTTATGGCGTAAAATCACAAGTGGTCTATCAGCAGGGAGAGTACAAAGTCCAGCACTAAGAATGATTGTTGAGCGTGAAATAGAGCGTGAAAAATTTGTCAAACAAGGCTATTGGAGCCTAAGAGCAGATACTTTAAAACAAAAGCAAATATTTGCAAATCTAATTGAATTTAACAATAACAAAGTTGAACAGTTCACTTTTACAACTGCAGAAGCTGCCGATAATGCCAAAGCTAGTATTCTAAAAGATGCTAATGGCTTTTTGATAGTTGATGGTATTACTGAGAAAAAAACACGCAGAAGCCCATATCCTCCTTTTATAACATCAACGTTACAACAAGAGGCTTCAAAAAAACTTGGTTTTACTGCTAAAAGAACAATGTCTACAGCACAAAAGTTATATGAAGGTATAGATCTAGGCAATGGTGAATCTGTTGGTCTTATCTCGTACATGAGAACAGACTCAACAAACCTTTCTAACGATGCTGTCGATGATATAAGGAACTTTATTCAAGCAAAGTATGGCAAGGATATGTTACCAGCTAAACCAAGAGTTTTTGAGAAAAAATCACAGAATGCTCAAGAAGCGCATGAGGCTATCCGTGTCACATCTGCAAATAAAACTCCTAAGTCAATAAAGCAGTTTTTAACTGCTGATGAGTTTAAGCTCTACAGCCTAATTTATAATCGAACTATTGCATGCCAAATGAAGCACGCAACTTTAAATAGTACATCAGTAGATTTAATTACCAAACATGCTCAACATAAGTTTAAAGTTACTGGTACAGTTATTGTCGATGCAGGATTTTTGAAAATCTACAATGTTGAGAAAGATGAAGATGACAAAGATGATAATGAGGAAATAACTCTACCAAAATTTGAAAAAGGTGAAAAAATAACACTAAATGATGTTATTATAAAAGCTCACTCAACAGAGCCGCCACCTCGCTATACAGAAGCATCTTTAGTTCAAGCATTAGAGAAATATGGTATTGGTAGACCTTCAACCTATGCAACAATCATCTCAACTTTACAACAAAGAGAATACGTTGAAGTAGAAAAACGCCGTTTTATCCCTACAGATAAAGGTCGTATCGTAAATAAGTTCCTAACTGAATATTTCAAAAAATATGTTGAATACTCTTACACGGCAGGCTTAGAAAAAAAGCTTGATGATATTGCTCATCACAAAAATGATTATCTAAGTGTGCTAAATAACTTCTGGCACCCTTTCATTGAGAGAATTAATAAAATTTCTGAAGATGTATCACGTAAAGATGTTGTGCAAGAAAAGCTTGATGAAGACTGTCCTGAATGTGGTAGTAAGTTATCACTTAGGCTTGGGAAAAATGGCAGATTTATTGGCTGTACAAACTACCCGACTTGCAAATATACTCGCCATATAGATATTGATAATAAAGAAGTTGATAAAGAGGAGCCTATAGTTGTAGAGGATAGAAAATGCCCTAAGTGTAGCTCTGATTTGCATATCAAAAAAAGTCGCTATGGTAAGTTTATTGGTTGCTCAAACTACCCTGAGTGCAAACATATGGAACCTATTGAAAAACCTAAAGATACTGGTGTGGTTTGCCCTAAGTGTAATAAAAATCATATTGTTGAGAAAAAGTCTCGTAAAGGTAAAGTTTTCTACGCTTGTGCAGGATTCCCTAAGTGTAAAAATGCTTATTGGTATCTACCAATAAAAGAAGAGTGCCCTAAATGTCACTCACCAATACTGTTACACAAAACAACCAAAAAAGATGGTGAGCAGAAAGCTTGCCCTAATAGCGAGTGTGACTACGCTGTACCATTTGAAACTAAATAA
- a CDS encoding TUL4 family lipoprotein yields MKKIIKFSLLSLSISGLSSCSILGLYCSDDSKAPAKDTAEQAATSTALAKPTAKINLKRLGQDKIKATVYTTYNNNLQGSVRLQWQVPEGSKCHDTSFPITKYAEKNDKTWATVTVKQGNNYCVGKWTANVVYDKEVIASDSINV; encoded by the coding sequence ATGAAAAAAATAATCAAGTTTAGTCTTTTATCTTTGTCAATCTCAGGTTTATCTAGCTGTTCTATTTTAGGTTTATATTGTTCTGATGATTCAAAAGCACCAGCTAAAGATACTGCTGAACAAGCAGCTACGTCAACAGCTTTAGCTAAACCAACTGCAAAAATAAATTTAAAAAGACTTGGTCAGGATAAAATAAAAGCAACTGTATATACAACATATAACAATAACCTGCAAGGAAGTGTAAGATTACAATGGCAAGTTCCTGAAGGTTCTAAATGTCATGATACTAGCTTCCCAATCACTAAGTACGCTGAGAAGAATGATAAGACTTGGGCAACTGTGACAGTTAAACAAGGCAACAATTACTGTGTTGGTAAATGGACAGCTAATGTAGTTTATGATAAAGAAGTAATAGCTTCTGACTCAATAAATGTTTAA
- the purE gene encoding 5-(carboxyamino)imidazole ribonucleotide mutase → MSVDVGVIMGSKSDWNTMKECCDILDSLGISYECEVVSAHRTPDKMFTYAETAKDRGLKVIIAGAGNAAHLPGMVAAKTALPVLGVPVKSSTLNGQDSLLSIVQMPAGIPVATFAIGMAGAKNAALFAASILQHTDANIAKALAEFRAEQTQFVLDNPDPREH, encoded by the coding sequence ATGAGCGTAGATGTTGGTGTAATAATGGGCTCTAAATCTGATTGGAACACAATGAAAGAGTGTTGTGATATCTTAGATAGTTTGGGCATTAGTTATGAGTGTGAAGTAGTATCTGCGCATCGAACTCCAGATAAGATGTTTACTTATGCCGAAACTGCTAAAGATAGAGGTCTTAAAGTTATAATAGCAGGAGCTGGCAATGCCGCACATTTACCTGGAATGGTTGCTGCAAAAACTGCCTTACCAGTATTAGGGGTGCCAGTTAAATCAAGTACACTTAATGGACAAGACAGTTTATTATCAATAGTACAGATGCCAGCTGGCATTCCAGTAGCTACTTTTGCAATTGGTATGGCAGGAGCAAAAAATGCGGCACTTTTTGCTGCGAGTATATTGCAACATACAGATGCAAATATTGCAAAAGCATTAGCTGAGTTTAGAGCTGAGCAAACTCAATTTGTTTTGGATAATCCTGATCCTAGGGAGCATTAA
- a CDS encoding 5-(carboxyamino)imidazole ribonucleotide synthase has protein sequence MKIGIIGSGQLARMLSLAGTSLGLEFHCLGKAGDCAEEVVKTVTDIGLTKVNDIVAWAKQFDVITFENENISYELIKAINHDVNVYPSAKAIAISQDRLLEKSFMQDRNIATAKFINIDSLAKLESAISEYGLPAILKTRRFGYDGKGQFMIKSQEDITKAWDALRDAPHGLIYEAFVDFDYEVSQICTADLNGNLAFYPLAKNTHKQGIIVESEAPFENSILVEKARQIAKILVKEFAYVGTLAIEFFVKGDELIVNEIAPRVHNSGHWSIDGAVTSQFENHVRAITGLILGDTTSRKTVMLNCIGAMPATKDLAALDRVKIHSYNKAPHKGRKVGHLNLNLNDETDEYQLLQAKKLIALSENL, from the coding sequence ATGAAAATAGGTATTATCGGATCTGGGCAACTTGCAAGAATGTTAAGTCTAGCAGGTACGTCTTTAGGTTTAGAATTTCATTGCCTTGGTAAGGCAGGAGACTGTGCCGAAGAAGTGGTCAAAACTGTCACAGATATTGGGCTAACAAAGGTAAATGATATTGTAGCTTGGGCAAAGCAGTTTGATGTGATAACTTTTGAAAATGAAAATATATCTTATGAACTTATCAAAGCGATAAATCATGATGTAAATGTATATCCATCAGCTAAGGCTATAGCTATTTCTCAGGATCGTTTACTTGAGAAATCTTTTATGCAGGATCGTAATATTGCTACAGCAAAGTTTATCAATATTGATAGTTTGGCAAAACTTGAAAGCGCTATTAGTGAATATGGCCTACCAGCTATACTTAAAACACGCCGATTTGGCTATGATGGAAAAGGTCAGTTTATGATTAAATCTCAAGAGGATATCACTAAAGCATGGGATGCACTCAGGGATGCACCACATGGACTTATTTATGAAGCTTTTGTTGATTTTGATTATGAAGTTTCACAAATATGTACAGCTGATCTTAATGGTAATCTTGCCTTTTATCCATTAGCTAAAAATACTCATAAACAAGGTATTATTGTTGAATCTGAAGCTCCTTTTGAAAATAGCATACTTGTCGAAAAAGCACGGCAAATTGCTAAAATTCTAGTCAAGGAGTTTGCTTATGTTGGTACCTTAGCGATTGAGTTTTTTGTCAAGGGTGATGAGCTAATTGTCAATGAAATAGCGCCGCGTGTGCATAATAGTGGTCACTGGAGTATTGATGGAGCAGTTACATCACAATTTGAGAATCATGTGCGTGCTATTACTGGATTGATTCTAGGTGATACAACTAGTCGTAAGACAGTTATGCTAAACTGCATTGGTGCAATGCCAGCGACAAAAGATCTAGCAGCTTTAGATAGAGTTAAAATTCATAGTTATAATAAAGCACCCCACAAAGGGCGTAAAGTTGGTCATTTAAACCTTAATTTAAATGATGAAACTGATGAATATCAGCTACTGCAAGCTAAAAAGTTAATTGCATTATCTGAGAATCTATAA
- a CDS encoding Mth938-like domain-containing protein yields MMTLQEEKIQAPVFFKEYIKGRFILNIGEYNHPLILSATQVLAYQDRIDDIQSIKKSHLDIILAANPEIILIGTGEKQLLPPIEIINQIAKEGKSVDFMASDTACKTYNLLVNENRNVSCIII; encoded by the coding sequence ATGATGACTTTACAAGAAGAAAAAATACAAGCACCAGTTTTTTTTAAAGAATATATCAAAGGTAGGTTTATACTTAATATAGGTGAGTATAACCATCCGTTGATTCTATCAGCTACACAAGTGCTAGCGTATCAAGATAGAATTGATGATATCCAAAGTATCAAAAAAAGTCATCTTGACATTATCTTAGCGGCTAATCCCGAAATAATATTGATAGGTACTGGTGAAAAACAACTTTTACCTCCTATTGAAATAATTAATCAAATTGCAAAAGAAGGTAAAAGTGTTGATTTTATGGCTAGTGATACTGCTTGTAAGACATATAACTTACTTGTCAATGAAAATCGTAATGTTAGCTGTATAATCATTTAA
- a CDS encoding epoxyqueuosine reductase QueH — protein MMNENYLLDNYKRPVLETPNKSKKVLLHSCCAPCAGEVMEAMAASSLEVTIYFYNPNIHPKEEYMIRKEENKRFAEKLGMPFVDADYDKDRWFELAKGMENEPEKGIRCTMCFDMRFVKTAEYASRNGFSVISSTLGISKWKDMNQINKSGKKAADLFGDIYYWDFNWRKQGGSYRMIEISKKEQFYQQEYCGCAYSLRDTNNWRQQNGKEKIKRGVKYYSK, from the coding sequence ATGATGAATGAAAATTACCTATTAGATAATTATAAAAGACCAGTTCTTGAAACTCCTAATAAAAGTAAGAAAGTATTATTACACTCTTGTTGTGCACCTTGTGCTGGTGAAGTGATGGAAGCAATGGCTGCTTCTAGTTTAGAGGTTACAATATATTTTTATAACCCTAATATACATCCAAAGGAAGAGTATATGATCAGAAAAGAAGAAAATAAAAGATTTGCTGAGAAACTTGGTATGCCTTTTGTTGATGCTGATTATGATAAAGATAGGTGGTTTGAGCTAGCTAAAGGCATGGAGAATGAGCCAGAAAAAGGTATTCGCTGTACAATGTGTTTTGATATGAGGTTTGTTAAAACAGCTGAATATGCTAGTAGAAATGGTTTTTCTGTAATATCCAGTACATTAGGGATATCTAAGTGGAAAGATATGAATCAGATAAATAAATCTGGTAAAAAAGCAGCAGATCTTTTTGGTGATATCTATTATTGGGACTTTAACTGGCGTAAACAGGGAGGGTCATACAGAATGATAGAAATCTCTAAAAAAGAACAGTTCTATCAGCAAGAATATTGTGGTTGTGCATATAGCTTGAGAGATACTAATAATTGGCGTCAACAAAATGGTAAAGAGAAAATTAAAAGAGGTGTGAAATACTACTCAAAGTAA
- the purN gene encoding phosphoribosylglycinamide formyltransferase, which yields MSKLNLVILGSTRGTNMQAIIDAIVNKQLNAQISIVISNKQNAYILQRAVQHDIVTKLIISKGVSREQYDELLVSEINKYNPDLILLIGFMRILSPIFIKAFKGKILNIHPSLLPKYAGLMDLAVHQAVIAAGDSVSGCTIHQVTEEVDGGDIILQLKCDVTKDDTAESLKAKVQALESEAWVEVIRNWHLKE from the coding sequence ATGTCTAAGCTAAATCTTGTTATATTAGGCTCTACGCGTGGAACTAATATGCAAGCTATAATAGATGCGATAGTAAATAAGCAACTAAATGCTCAGATAAGCATAGTAATCTCAAATAAGCAAAATGCTTATATTTTACAAAGAGCAGTACAGCACGATATCGTAACTAAGCTTATAATATCTAAGGGCGTATCTAGAGAGCAGTATGATGAGCTGCTTGTAAGCGAAATCAATAAGTACAATCCTGACTTGATTTTACTGATAGGTTTTATGCGTATTCTAAGCCCTATATTTATCAAAGCTTTTAAAGGTAAAATTTTAAATATTCATCCATCATTATTACCGAAATATGCTGGATTAATGGATTTGGCAGTACATCAAGCGGTAATAGCTGCTGGTGATAGTGTTTCTGGGTGTACTATTCATCAAGTAACTGAAGAGGTTGATGGTGGCGATATTATTCTACAGCTTAAGTGTGATGTTACTAAAGATGATACTGCCGAGAGCCTAAAGGCTAAGGTGCAAGCTTTGGAGAGTGAAGCTTGGGTTGAAGTTATTAGAAATTGGCATTTAAAAGAATGA
- the lpnB gene encoding TUL4 family outer member lipoprotein LpnB, which yields MKKILLFTLMTVTLSCCSKYNAFIDKLYDSDNSIKVNPDDNLDNPDQYGEVISEDKPTATLKLKYKAATHEIDAMIITNWNGAPQGTIYLTWVAPKDTNCYNTSFPITKFNETQDYTIDSQSVLSDDKVCDGTWTAMVVNKSDNSELAKASFEVK from the coding sequence ATGAAAAAAATTTTACTTTTTACTTTAATGACAGTAACTTTATCATGCTGTAGTAAATATAATGCTTTTATTGATAAGCTTTATGATTCTGATAATTCCATAAAGGTTAACCCTGATGATAATCTTGATAATCCAGATCAATATGGTGAAGTTATTTCTGAGGATAAGCCAACAGCTACACTAAAATTAAAATATAAAGCTGCAACACATGAAATTGATGCTATGATAATAACAAACTGGAATGGCGCACCACAGGGAACTATATATCTAACATGGGTAGCACCTAAAGATACTAATTGTTATAACACATCATTTCCTATTACTAAATTTAATGAAACCCAGGATTATACTATTGATAGTCAAAGTGTTCTTAGTGATGATAAAGTCTGTGATGGTACATGGACAGCAATGGTAGTCAATAAGTCAGATAATTCAGAGCTTGCTAAGGCTTCTTTCGAAGTAAAATAA
- a CDS encoding M3 family metallopeptidase: protein MNSIIEDSNLPKLAEFKVDEVKPAIDYLFSKAKTNLEKVLQTQNPSWQTLLRLEEDNEKISQAFSTISHMNAVCNSKELRESYEYAIAKLTDYYTKLGQNKDLYNLYKQIQKDNLSSEQAQAVRKAIIGFEQSGVNLDEVKRKRLQQISQELAQLSTKFENNVLDATMDWLYTTNDEKELKGLSENTIESAKAKAKQKNIAEKYALGIDIPTYLAVMQQADNRKLRKKFYKAYCTKASKEADNKRFGNDEIIEKILKLRIEKSGILGFDSYAENSLFTKMAETPEQILELLNKLLEKSLPQAKKDLNELRRFAEDAGLVDTLQPWDTAYYSEKLKKAKFNFTEEELREYFPLEKVLEGLFKILKHIYALEIKENTQYAKYITEQQTFDFYKNDVYIGSIICDFFARDNKRGGAWMDGSRTAFINSSGSKQNPVAYVNCNFMPTSKDGTNLTHNDVVTLFHEFGHALHHILSQVTIPSISGTNGVEWDAIELPSQFMENFCWCEEGLALISGSRDGKTLSNKQIDKLVGTRHFHSALMMVRQLEFSIFDMNIHHKKLTTIAEVQKELDNIRAKINLLRVPNYNRFQNSFSHLFAGGYAAGYYSYKWAEILSSDVFSRFEQEGILSNKVGNDLLENIISKGSSRDAMDNFVAFMGRKPNEEALLRHSGIS from the coding sequence ATGAATTCTATAATTGAAGACTCTAACTTACCTAAACTTGCTGAATTTAAAGTAGATGAAGTAAAGCCTGCAATAGACTATCTCTTTAGCAAAGCAAAAACTAACCTTGAAAAAGTACTACAAACTCAAAATCCTAGTTGGCAGACATTACTAAGACTAGAAGAAGATAATGAAAAAATAAGCCAAGCATTTTCAACGATCTCACACATGAATGCTGTTTGTAATTCCAAAGAGCTGCGTGAAAGTTATGAATATGCTATAGCTAAGCTTACAGATTATTATACCAAGTTAGGACAAAACAAGGATTTATATAACCTCTACAAACAAATACAAAAAGATAATTTATCTAGTGAACAAGCTCAAGCAGTGCGTAAAGCTATTATCGGATTTGAACAATCAGGTGTGAATCTTGATGAAGTTAAGAGAAAAAGATTACAACAAATCTCTCAAGAACTAGCTCAACTAAGCACCAAATTTGAAAATAATGTACTAGATGCAACTATGGATTGGCTCTATACTACTAATGATGAAAAAGAACTTAAAGGTCTATCAGAAAATACTATAGAATCAGCAAAAGCTAAGGCTAAGCAAAAAAATATCGCTGAAAAATATGCTTTAGGTATAGACATCCCAACATACTTGGCTGTAATGCAACAAGCAGATAATCGAAAACTTCGTAAAAAATTCTACAAAGCATATTGCACAAAAGCTTCAAAAGAAGCTGATAATAAAAGATTTGGCAATGATGAAATTATTGAAAAAATCCTAAAATTACGTATCGAGAAATCTGGAATACTTGGCTTTGACAGTTATGCTGAGAATTCTCTTTTTACAAAAATGGCTGAAACTCCTGAACAAATTTTAGAGCTATTAAATAAGCTTCTAGAAAAATCTCTACCTCAAGCAAAAAAAGATCTCAATGAATTGCGTAGATTTGCCGAAGATGCTGGACTTGTTGATACACTGCAACCTTGGGATACAGCATACTATTCTGAAAAACTCAAAAAAGCCAAATTCAACTTTACAGAAGAAGAGTTAAGAGAATACTTCCCACTAGAAAAAGTACTAGAAGGATTATTTAAAATACTTAAGCACATATATGCTTTAGAGATAAAAGAAAATACTCAATATGCAAAATATATAACTGAGCAACAAACTTTTGATTTTTATAAAAATGATGTATACATTGGTAGCATAATTTGTGATTTCTTTGCTCGCGATAACAAACGCGGTGGAGCATGGATGGATGGTTCTCGTACTGCCTTTATTAACTCTAGTGGTTCAAAACAAAATCCAGTTGCCTATGTTAACTGTAATTTCATGCCAACATCAAAAGATGGTACAAATCTAACTCACAATGATGTTGTGACACTCTTTCATGAATTTGGTCATGCTTTGCATCATATACTATCACAAGTAACTATCCCTTCTATATCTGGCACAAATGGTGTCGAGTGGGATGCTATTGAGTTACCAAGCCAATTTATGGAAAATTTCTGCTGGTGTGAAGAGGGATTAGCACTTATATCAGGATCACGAGATGGTAAAACACTAAGTAACAAACAAATAGACAAACTTGTAGGTACTAGGCACTTTCATTCAGCGTTGATGATGGTTAGACAACTTGAATTTAGTATATTTGATATGAATATTCACCATAAAAAACTAACAACCATAGCTGAAGTACAAAAAGAGCTAGATAATATCAGAGCAAAAATAAATCTACTACGGGTACCTAATTACAACAGATTCCAAAATAGCTTTTCACATCTTTTTGCTGGTGGCTATGCTGCGGGCTACTATAGCTATAAATGGGCGGAGATCTTATCTTCGGATGTATTTTCGCGCTTTGAGCAAGAGGGAATACTTAGCAACAAAGTTGGTAATGATTTATTAGAAAATATTATTTCTAAGGGATCATCGCGTGATGCCATGGATAACTTTGTCGCATTTATGGGTAGAAAACCAAACGAAGAAGCACTACTGAGACATAGTGGCATTAGTTAA
- a CDS encoding phosphoribosylaminoimidazolesuccinocarboxamide synthase, producing MLDKQIIANNIKNVLKSTNLDIKNKYIGKVRDMYFTDDKSILISTDRQSAFDRSLGFIPFKGQILAQSSLWWFKETAHIVKNHFIASPDPNVVIARKAKVLPIEFVVRGYITGSTSTSLWTHYQNGSREYCGNFLPEGLKKNQKLPHNILTTTTKEQDHDRLISATDIVKEGWLTQQQWDFSSQKALELFEFGQKKALEHGLILADTKYEFGIDEKTGEIILIDEIHTPDSSRFWLKDSYAEKFAKGQEPENIDKEFFRLWFAKNCDPYNDEVLPQAPQELVVELSQKYITLFEMITGQKFEVPRDLENVNQRIVKNVTDYLSMEKTVNILLIGSGSREHAIAEAINKSTIANKLFCISTAINPGIEKLAQGYLDDICNCNQVLEYAKSQHIDIAIIGPEAPLEVGLADVLKAEGIGVVGPTKKLAQIETSKGFTRDLIRDYGIGANPFFKKFSTMDGVEETLNEYKNKFVIKADGLCGGKGVLVWGDHLHSLDEAIRHCQSLVDAGKEFVIEEKLVGQEFSLISFTDGKNFIHMPAVQDHKRAHEGDKGPNTGGMGTYSDANHSLPFLSDSDIETAKQINEKIIKALADKFGEPYQGILYGGFMATKDATKVIEYNARFGDPEAVNLLSLLETDFVEIAKAITQGTLDTVKAKFKNQASVCKYLVPLGYPNQSVKNFDIDISQCPDNVELLLGAVDYKDGKLIGTGSRAIAVLGLGDTIAEAEQKAENAVKNIYGKLFHRPDIGTKELINKRIKHMNLLRGNKYQELK from the coding sequence ATGCTTGATAAACAAATCATTGCTAATAATATAAAAAATGTTCTAAAATCAACAAACCTTGATATTAAAAATAAATATATAGGTAAAGTAAGAGATATGTACTTTACTGATGACAAGAGTATTTTGATATCTACAGATAGACAATCTGCTTTTGATAGATCTTTAGGTTTTATTCCATTTAAAGGGCAAATTCTTGCGCAATCCTCATTGTGGTGGTTCAAGGAAACTGCGCATATTGTCAAAAACCACTTCATAGCCTCTCCAGATCCAAATGTTGTCATCGCGAGAAAAGCAAAAGTACTACCGATAGAATTTGTAGTCAGAGGTTATATAACTGGTTCGACTTCGACATCTTTATGGACACATTATCAAAATGGTAGTCGCGAATATTGTGGAAATTTCCTACCAGAAGGTTTAAAGAAGAATCAAAAGTTACCGCATAATATTCTAACCACGACAACAAAAGAGCAAGATCATGATCGCCTAATTTCAGCAACGGATATAGTCAAAGAGGGTTGGTTAACTCAACAGCAGTGGGATTTTTCTTCACAAAAAGCTCTAGAACTTTTTGAGTTCGGGCAAAAAAAAGCCTTAGAACATGGTTTAATCTTGGCAGATACTAAGTATGAGTTTGGCATTGATGAGAAAACTGGGGAGATTATTTTAATCGATGAGATTCACACTCCAGATAGCTCAAGATTTTGGCTAAAAGATAGCTATGCCGAGAAGTTTGCCAAAGGTCAAGAACCTGAAAATATCGATAAGGAATTTTTTAGACTATGGTTTGCAAAAAACTGTGATCCATATAATGATGAAGTTTTACCACAAGCACCACAAGAGCTAGTTGTAGAATTATCACAAAAATATATAACTCTTTTTGAAATGATAACAGGGCAAAAGTTTGAAGTGCCTAGAGATTTAGAAAATGTAAATCAGCGTATTGTTAAAAATGTTACAGATTATTTGAGTATGGAGAAAACAGTGAATATTCTTCTAATAGGATCAGGAAGTAGAGAGCACGCGATAGCAGAAGCTATAAACAAAAGCACTATTGCAAATAAGCTTTTTTGTATAAGCACAGCGATTAATCCTGGGATAGAAAAGTTAGCACAAGGCTATCTCGATGATATTTGTAATTGTAATCAAGTGCTTGAGTATGCAAAATCACAGCATATTGATATTGCAATTATCGGTCCTGAGGCACCACTTGAAGTAGGTCTAGCAGATGTACTCAAGGCAGAGGGGATTGGTGTAGTTGGACCAACCAAAAAATTAGCGCAAATTGAAACTTCGAAAGGTTTTACTAGAGATTTGATCCGTGACTATGGTATTGGCGCTAATCCATTCTTTAAAAAGTTCTCGACAATGGATGGAGTCGAAGAGACTCTAAATGAGTATAAAAATAAATTTGTCATAAAAGCTGATGGTTTGTGTGGTGGTAAGGGTGTACTGGTATGGGGTGATCATTTACATAGCCTTGATGAGGCTATTAGACATTGTCAGTCATTAGTAGATGCAGGAAAAGAGTTTGTTATAGAGGAGAAACTTGTTGGTCAGGAGTTCTCTCTAATATCATTTACTGATGGTAAAAATTTTATTCATATGCCAGCAGTGCAAGATCATAAGCGTGCACATGAAGGTGATAAAGGTCCAAACACCGGCGGTATGGGTACTTATTCTGATGCTAATCACAGTTTACCTTTTTTATCTGATTCTGATATTGAAACAGCAAAACAAATCAATGAAAAAATTATCAAAGCTTTAGCCGATAAGTTTGGTGAACCATATCAAGGTATCCTCTATGGCGGCTTTATGGCAACTAAGGATGCTACTAAAGTGATTGAGTATAATGCGCGTTTTGGTGATCCTGAAGCTGTGAATTTACTTAGCTTATTAGAGACAGATTTTGTTGAGATTGCTAAAGCTATTACACAAGGTACACTTGATACAGTAAAAGCTAAGTTTAAAAATCAAGCGAGCGTATGTAAGTATCTAGTACCTCTTGGTTACCCAAATCAATCAGTTAAGAACTTTGATATAGATATTTCGCAATGCCCTGATAATGTTGAGCTTTTGTTGGGTGCTGTTGATTATAAAGATGGCAAGCTAATTGGTACAGGCTCTAGAGCAATAGCTGTACTTGGCTTAGGTGATACGATTGCTGAAGCTGAACAAAAAGCAGAAAATGCTGTTAAAAATATTTACGGTAAACTATTTCATCGTCCAGATATTGGTACCAAAGAGCTTATCAATAAGCGTATCAAACACATGAATTTGCTGCGTGGTAATAAATATCAGGAGCTTAAATAA